A genomic region of uncultured Paludibaculum sp. contains the following coding sequences:
- a CDS encoding DUF2911 domain-containing protein: MKSNISTILSLGFLGCLLTVTASAQKASPHETTTATIAGKKITIVYGRPYVKGRDVWHTAVAPAGKVWRTGADEATKFTTDADLMVGTVHVPAGTYSLFTIPSGDTGNWMLILNKTADQWGAFKYEEKQDLGRTAMKVKKLSAPVEQLTITVEPGKGSNGTLKIAWADSEASVPVMVH; this comes from the coding sequence ATGAAATCAAATATTTCGACGATCCTGAGCCTGGGCTTCCTGGGATGCCTGCTGACTGTGACTGCGAGCGCGCAGAAGGCGAGCCCTCATGAGACCACCACCGCGACTATCGCGGGCAAGAAGATCACGATTGTGTACGGCCGTCCCTATGTGAAGGGCCGTGATGTGTGGCACACGGCTGTGGCGCCGGCGGGCAAAGTGTGGCGCACGGGCGCCGACGAGGCGACGAAATTCACGACCGACGCGGACCTGATGGTGGGTACAGTGCACGTGCCGGCGGGGACCTACTCTCTGTTCACGATCCCGAGCGGGGACACCGGGAATTGGATGTTGATCCTGAACAAGACGGCGGATCAGTGGGGCGCATTCAAATATGAGGAAAAGCAGGATCTCGGCCGGACTGCAATGAAGGTGAAGAAGCTCTCGGCCCCGGTGGAACAACTGACAATCACAGTGGAACCGGGCAAGGGCAGCAACGGGACGCTGAAGATCGCCTGGGCGGATTCAGAGGCTTCAGTTCCGGTGATGGTGCACTAA